AGGGAAGTGGTAGTGGCAAGGAAAGTGACTTGAAAGAAAAAGTCTAGGGTcacataatttttcacaattttttgcCACAATTGTGATGTAGCAAAATGTgattggtaaagaaaaaaatggtgggTCTATGTGTAAGTGATAGTTAATCACTCACAATCCACCACGTTAGAGTTGTAGCAAAAAAGTTGTGGAATAATTTGTGACCCTAGTACTACTCGAGTTGAAATGGTTAGTGGGGATAAAGCCAAAGCGTTATTAATAATTGAGATGTGGAAATTTGAACCACGAATTTTCATTGGAAATATCAAAAAGTGTCAATTGAGTTATAAGATTTTTTATATCAACTAATATTTTTAGTTGGCgccaaacataagaaaatgcaaaaatatCTATGCCCTGAAAAAGGACTTGAattatgaaaatggaaaaaatctCTAGATTTTAGTGAAGGATCTTTAAATCTTGGAGGTCCATTGGTAGAATGTGAAGATCTCTAAATTTTGGAGATCCATTGGTAGGAAGTGAAGATTTTACTGATCTTgtaatttgaattatttatatTCGTTTACCTAACTGTTGACAAAGTCTAAAACTTTAAAGCtaaaatttccattaaaaaaaagtaaattttactacagtaattaaatttattttcagaatcagtaattaataaattaaatgaaCTACGCACGGGTAAAAAGCTTGTTTTCTTGGGTAAAGAAAGCCTGCAGAGAGAACATTGGTAAGTGAGATGGTATTGGCTTTGTGGACAGCCTTAGGTGATCCAAAAGAAAAGGCGGCTCGGCATTTCTTTTGTATATATCTTCTTGGTATTTTGACTAATGATGAAGAACGTGGGTTTAATTTAGCATTCAAATCAATTTGTTCTCTCTCCCTAATTTAAGTATCATTTTTAGTAAGTTTCTCCTGCAAAAACTTATATGTTGTATGATGTATCTCTTTGTTTGAGATTTATGCTGTGATAACAAAATTTTGCATATGAACATAATGGCGCGTGAGGCTAACATTAGGAGATATCAATTGAGATATAAGATTTGTGGTTTCAGAAACCagttttaataaagaaaaatcagcaaaaatattctctctttcctAAATGCTAAAACCCAACAAGTTTGAACCAGAAATAGTTCAAAGATTGCGGAAAAAGAAACCGGTGGTATAGAAAATGACCTGGGTCAGAACAGAACAAAGTTGTTTTCCTAGTGAAAATGGGCTGTCTTTGAAACTAGTATATACTGGGGACCCTCCTTGTGGTGTTGAGGttccaaaacaaacaaagacgAATGTTTTCTGGCTCCACCTTTATCTTTTTGTGCCTTGAATTTggtattaaagaaacaaaaagagaagcaTATTGAACTAATCATACATCTTGAAAATTGCAATGTCTACTGACTACTGCTACCATCTTATCCAATGATTAACTTTTTAACaatattatatgtatatttaaaCAGATGAAACACTAATTCCATCCTACTACTATATCTTCTTTTTGACCAATACTTTTGAGTAATTGAGAAAGTTGGGGGGTATGGGTATGGTCCTTTTTAAGAGAATTTTGTGACATGGGAGACAAATCTCCTGTCTTGCGTGGGCAACGCATGTGGGGAGAGGACTGAGGAGAAGAGAAGCATGGCCACTTGTCGATTTGTCTCCTCTTATCCTGCGGCACAGGCCCTACataatatatgtatgtgtgtgtgtttagttCACTTCCTTAATTTCTTCCAAACAATAATTATCACATGTATTGGATATATGTATCATTATTATCATAATGTGTGAATTTTACATGACTGTGATTTGTGAAATTTACATACTGTGATAAGAATGATACATATATTCGATACATGAGATATTTAAAAGTCAGTTTGACttagctttttgtttttctaggttttgaaaacattacttttattaatttatagttGCATTTTGCAATTGCAGTTCAAAAAGTGCAACGCGTTAATTAATTTGTAAGACCTACCAAATGCCAAACGGATGGATTTACAaaatggttttgtgttttgggcTCGAAAAAGTGAAACTACACGGGCACTTAAAATCTCCCAAATTGTAGCTTGCTTTTTCTAATTGCAAGGGAAAAAATTGTAGCTATTAGAAGTATGGAGTATTTGTTTAGCATTGTGAAGGTTTTCAATTTCATAGTTAGAAAAACTCATTCATAGTTAGAAAAATTAGGCTTTGTAATCTaggtatttttttcattttcattgttATCTTGCTCATTGCACAAAAAGTCCTAATAAATTATGCGTTTCTTTCTAGACCCCAAAACCTAACCCTCAAAGTCTGATATCTACTTCGAGCCAGTGTGAATCACTTTGAGTGAACTGAAATATTATTAAGCGACCAAAgttaatataaaattggtttCTACTCAAACAATTCTCTTACAATTTCACTTCATTATTGTATAATCTCAGGGTTagtctaatataaatttttgaagTCATCCTAGAatttattctaataattttagATGTGTTTTGGAcaaggaagattccacttttttTTATCTGATAATTGGAGGAAGGAGATTTAAACCTTGACATTTTCATTAGGCTACAAGACTCTTAATTGGCCTTGGCCTCATACTCGTATAGTCAATTGTTTAAAATGCTTTGGACTcgttaacccaaaaaaaagaagaagggagagCTGTGTGACATGAAGCAAAACCAACCACATTCATGTTTCTAAAACTGTACAAGCCCGAGGCCACCAATGAAACTCAATGGTGCCACTACCATAAGCTTACTTATCATTTCCCAACACTAACACCACTGGTTCCTTCTTATCTTGGGActgaaaagaaaatcaatcatTGATGcctaaagaaaacaaaacaaatacgaaaaccaaaaaaatcaactttgatTTGAGGACTGCTTTATTAGAGGCTGAGAAGTCTTCCCCCATTCTTCAGGTGGGCTCTTCACCTCCATTAATAGTGCCACCACTTCCTTCATGGTTGGCCTTTCTGCTGGCGAAGAGTTCACACAAAACATAGCAATTCCGAGTGTTTGAAGCATCTCTTGCACCATTTGATCAGGTAAGCCTTGGAGCTTTGTATCTAGTATTGATACAGCTGGTTCAAAGCTTCCCATCTTCTTTTTCACCCACTCAACAATATGGAGCCCATCACCTACTTGGGGCTGAACTGCACTACGCCCACATAATATTTCCAGCAGCACTACTCCATAGCTGTAGACATCACTCTTCTCTGTTATGTTCATGGTGTATCCATATTCTGTATTGAACATTGAAATCTTATTAGAAATGCAATTGACAATGCAGGTTAAAACAAATGAATCTCTAACAATGCTGTGATTCTGTGAAGGCTCTACTGGATGTCTTTCATCTTAGCCTTTTGTAAACAATAGACAAAGAGCTTAATAATTTGCCATGGCATTGGGAACATATGAACTCTAGGATCTAAAGAAACAACAGAGTATCTAAGAACAATTAAGTCTAggtacacaacattttcacaattgttgaggtgACAGATTGTGAttggtgtataataaaagtgatgttagtggtTGTCTGAAATGAAAGTGATGTTGCAATAATCACAATTTTCCACCtcaaatgttgtgaaaattgttATGTCCATAGTATTGTTGATCTAAGAACCTGAAATGGGATGAATCAAAGTTGaacaaaattgataaatatatttccTATAATATCTTCAAGAATGTGCATAATGGAACAGTAATCTCAGCAGGTTAAGTgtataaacaaaaaatcttaTCAAAGGACAATGCTTTCAGAATATACAAAGCAAGCACTAATGTAATGTAAGTAAGAGAGGGAGGGAAGATCAAGAATACTTGCCTGGGGCAATATAACCATAAGAGCCAGCTACTCTTGACATTGCATGGTTATAGTTTGGAGAGTTCATCAACTTTGCAAGACCAAAATCTGCCAGATAAGCTTCAAATTTGGAATCTAGAAGTATATTATTGCACTTGACATCTCTGTGAAGAATTGCTGGCACACAATCATGATGAAGGTAAGCAAGACCCTGAGCCGACCCAACAGCAATCTTGTACCTAGTTTCCCAATCCAAGTTCCTATTCCCCTGCAACAGCTGTTGTAGGTTACCATTAGAAATGTAGTTGTAGAGAAGCAGCTTGACACTCCTATTGGAACAGTATCCTAGCAACTTCACAATGTTCCTATGTCGAATGTGTCCAAGAATTTGAATCTCCGACGCAAAAGAGTCCACTGGTTCTTCATCTCGTTTAGTTTTCCAGAGCTTTTTCACTGCAATCAAGTCCCCATTGGGCATTTCTGCCTGGTAGACAACCCCAGAACAACCTTTCCCTATAACATTTTCATCTTTCAAGCAATCCAGGATGTTGTCAATGGTGAAGTTGAGCTTTTGAAATGGGATGAAAGTCCATGGATAAGAGAAGTCTTCAGCCCCTGAAGAAGATGGCGATGTTCCTGAAGATTTATCCACTACATACTTGTGATTACGCGTTAGTATAATCCATGATGCAAGAACTGCCACAGTAACTGAAGCCAGAATTACACAAACCAAGCCTACAATTTTGGCAGATTTTAATCCACTACTCCTAATGGGACCGAAAGAGCATGTAGACCCATCAAGGGACTCACAAAGATTCGGGTTCTGAAAGTATGAATTTGAGGATAAAGTTTTGAAGAATGGTGTCACTGGAATAGGACCTGAGAAATTGTTGTAGGAAATGTCAAGGGAGGCAAGACTGGTTAAGGAACCTAGAACTTCTATTTTACCATAAAGCATATTATGGGAAAGATCAAGCGATTGTAGCTGTGTCAAACTGGCCATTTTCTCAGGTAATTCTCCTGTAAACCCATTGTAGCTCAAGTCCAAACTGATTGTCAAGCTTGTCACATAACCAATTTCAGGTGGAATTGCACCAGAGAGGTTGTTGTAGCTCAAGTCAAGCAGAGTTAGTTTCCGCAAGTTCCTCACGGATTTCGGGATTGAACCTGTCAGCAGATTATTGTTGAGAATGAGCTTGTTCAAGTAACTCATATTTCCAAAGCTCCAGGGAATTTCATCAGTGAAGCTGTTCCTGCTGAGATCAAGCTGCTCCAAATTCACAAGCTCACCAAGCTGAGATGGGATTTCCCCAGTAATGTAGTTATTGTGCACATCCAATAGCTCCAGAACAGTGATGTTTGCAATCTCAAATGGAAGGCGACCAGAGAAATGGTTCATGTACAAGTCAAGAAACACAAGATTCTGCAATTGGCCTATCTCTTTAGGAATAGGACCAGAAAGCTGATTCTCCCCAAGCCTCAATCTCACTAAAGACTGACAATTGGCAACACTTGGGGGCAACCTTCCTGATAATAAGTTCCCTAGAAGCAGAAGCTTGCTCAGCTTCTTCAAACCGAAAATCTCTTCCGGTATAGACCCAGTAAGCCTATTCCTTGAAAGGTCAAGAACATATAGTTCAGTGCAGTTCCCAAATGAAGATGGTATGGTTCCGGACACCAAATTACCCCACAAGAAAAAATTTTGCAATAGTTTCAAGTTACCAAGTTGCCATGGAATGGTACCTGATAACTGATTCTTTTCAAGCTGAAGAGCAGTGAGGCTTGTGCAATTGCTCAATTGCCACGGTATTGTCCCCGTTAGTGCATTATCCGATAAATGAAGCTGTTCGAGCACTGCCAGCTTCCCCAAGTCACCTGGGATTTCTCCAGCAAGTTCATTGGCAGAGGCATCAAGAACCACAAGCGATGAACAATTGGAAAGCTCAGCTGGGATTGGTCCAGATAATGCATTTGCCCAAACAAGCAAACTAGTAAGCTTTTGCAACTTACCCAATTGAGGAGAAATTGAACCAGTGAGCTTGTTCATGTACAAATACAAGTTCCTCAGCTCAGAACACTGACCAAGTTCAGGAGGTATAGAACCAAAAACCTCAGTCTCATACAGTGACAAAGTTTGGAGATTGACCAAGTTTCCAAATGTGGGAGGGATCACACCAGAAAGACCAGTGGCAGCAGCACCAAATGTAGTGAGATTGGTGAGTAGTCCTAATTGTGCAGGAATTTCTCCTGTTAGATATGGGTTCCCACCAACTCTAAACTGTTGAAGGGAAACCAAAGAGCCTAGTTGTGATGGGATTGACCCATTGAGAAGATTGTCTTGAagacaaagaacttgtaatgaGCTTAGTTTGGCAAGCTGTGGAGGTATCCTACCAGACAATCTGTTGGAGTTCAAGAAAAGGAATTGGAGGGAAGAGAGAGTGCCGAGTTCTGGAGGAATAGGACCTGAAAGGGAATTGGAGGAAAGGTCAAGGAGACGAAGATAAGTGAGTTTGCCAAAGGAAGAGGGTATGGTGCCAGAGACATTGGTGGAGGATAGGTTGAGAAGTTGCAAATAAGAGAGGGAAGAGAGCTGTGGGGGTAGAGAGGAAAGGTTGAGGAATGTGTTGGGGATTGAGAGAGAAATAACTCTGGTTTGTGGAGAGCAAGTGATGCCTTGCCATGAACATGGGGTTAAGCTTGATGGGTTCCATGAGGAGAGAATAGAGGATGATTCTTTGGCAGAAGGGTCTGCAGAAGAGAGAAGGGAGAGAAGGGCTTGTCCATCAGGTGAGAGAGAGGTAACCAGTAAGGTTTTGTTCATGGTAATAATATAGAAGAAGAATAGAGAAAATCTTGCAACAAAATGGTTGGCATTTTTCATTTGGGCCATGGAAAGGGATAAGTGATGAAGGTTAAGGTTGAGAATGGAGTACTAGTGGTTCTTTGTGGTGGTAGCTAAGTTAGAGATGGAAAAAGTCCACTCTTGGAGACAACATGCATGTGAAGGAAGCTATTGTGATGGTGAGGATGCTTAAATTTTACACCAAAGTGTTGAACTTGAACCCATGCATGTGAACAAAAGAGTCtttcatgtttcttttttatggtggaagataattttgaaaacacagtaaaaaatatatatattatgggtGAAGAGTGAAGAAGACCAGTGCTTATCTTTCTTACCGGAAAATGCCCACCTTTCTTCTTTCCTAGCAGGTGGCACTGGTAGTGGTGGTGAGAAGTTTAAGCCTCAGCTTGCAGTTTATGGTACTCCACCAATGGTGGTGGCCATGATATGCTTAGAGGgttgtgttgttgttgttggaggCGCTGCTTGGGGTGGCTGAGCtttgagttgagttgagttaTACAGCTATCAGCGAAGTGTATTGGCAGTCTTTGCTTGTTTCTATATCTATATCAGTAAGATACTCAAACTTTCGAGTCCCATTACATTACATTTAAATACaaacatttgtttttcttttagtgTAATGATTTGGGCACCACTGTTTTTTCATTGCCTGCTGCCTAAACTGCCCTTAATATCCATTGAATAATCAATGTATCAATATGCTTTTTTGTGGGGACAGTGTTGATAGTTATCACTTCTGCAGTGGAGGTGCTCCTATAGTCTAATCCTCTGCTTATACAATTGTCACTCATGACCAAATTCTCTGATATTTCAAGTAAGGTGGGATAACTATCTACTAGGGGCCCAGTTGCTAAATATATGAATGGTTCATCCAATTTCACATTCCATAAGGGCACATTAAATGAGATATGGGAACCCAATTCCCTTTCTGATGTATTCCCattacatttttcttaatttgttcATAAATGAGATGTTGTGATTGATGCCTactaaaaatattagaaaattttatattttaaactttataaTTTAGGGACGTAATAAATTAAACCTTAAAGTTTCAAAAAGTAATTCAGTTCAATTTATTAAACCCCTAAAATAtaggtttaaaatataatttattcaaaatttcattggTGATAgactcaaataaaaatattctgaTCATAATAGACCAAATCAATGGTTATATGAAATATTGggtaaatttatcctatcatgATGTAATCCAACGGCTAGGGTTACTCTAAATTGGATAACATGTTCCAGCATGAAATGTCAAAATGGTAATTGCAAACAATGTGGGTCAGATTTTCAGGAAAATGGGTCGGACAGTACCAAAGGATTCAGTGCTCCATGCCCATGGATTGGAAGTGGAGCTGGCACAGTGAGAGAGTGGCTGCCTAAGTGCCTAGGGAAGAGGAAAACTTTGATGATAATATAGGAGTGAGGCAGCTTGGGAGATTGTGAAAGGTGAAGTAGAGTTGGACTTGGAGTAAGCAAATCAATTTCAATGTCTTTTTTCTTGCATAAAATATGATCCCTCAAACTTGGCCTTAAGTGTTTATTATAAAGGATTAGGGTTGAAGGGTGGCGTGAATGCTGAGGAAGTTTTTAATTGGAGCATCTCCTTGTAATTGTAAGGGCaaagtttttatatttgaaagtACAAGTTTTCTTTCACATGATTCGTTAAAGGAATATGTTAACAGAGTAATTCAAGacatgcaactttttttttttttcacaattttgtcaCAATTCTCACTTAATAGATTGTAAGTGATTGTTTATTACTTTCATTTCTGACTTAATAAATTGTTAGTGATTGTTTATTACTTTCATGtaaattgttatattttctTCACTACTTACAATCTATCACATAACAATTAAAGCAAAGTTATGGTAAAAAAAGTTGCAATCCTAGATTTTATCCATGTTAACTAGTTTGTGAATGCACTCATTAAGAAAGAATAACGTGAGTGTCGCTATattagaaaataacaaaaacaaataaacaaatacccTTTTAATTATTGTTGGGTGGCTCTACAAAAAGGCTCATTGattgccaaaaaaatatttgaacttTAACTAATGCACTCTGAGTATTTGTTAAATGAAacctagtttaaaaaaaaaaaaaagatatgttaGTAAATGTGAATGATTTTATGTATTGTCattaatttgacaaattttcCTTTGAATTGATTTAGAGCTAAACTCTATTCTGAAacagtaataataaaaaaattaatgcatttTTACTTTGTGATTATTGTGGGGAGGTTAAATTTAGTAAAAGAGGGTAACTTGGTTACCGAGGAAGAGATGGTGGGTTTGTTTTGGGAGTGGGGCAAAAGAAAATGTAGAGGGTCACATGACACTGAGAGAGGGTGAGATTTTTGAATAGTTTTGGGCACGGGTAACGATTAGGGTTTTATTAGGTTTTGACTGTATCTAACAATTCAGCCGCACGAGACACCTCTCATTAATGTCACAAAATTTTACATTGTAGCTTTGTTTTGAACACTCATGATTTTGATCAAACTGGGTTTTTTTTGGCCATGAAAGGACTGTTTTTGTTCCtataaaatttgagtttcatgGGTATCTTAGGAAACCCATGCTATTAACCCAAAGAGGTGTCCCACTGATCATGAGTGCTCAAACTAATATCCTAGTTATTGTTCTTTTCCCCTTTTGGTTGGTCTTCCTGGTTATTATCGTacttttgctttgctttgcttggCTCCTTCAAGTCAAAATAGTTAATAATTGGACTCGTATATACGTTAAAGGCCCAAGTGATTGACGTGGGCTTCATTCATCactcatttaataattttacaatttttctcaaaaaaaaatttaataaaaaatattatcactataaactattttataatatttttacaaatgatTATTATGGCTAATTTTTAATGGTTCTCATTTGAGATTTTcactaatatcactttttcacttaCCAATAACTATtcaccacatcaacaatttgttaaaaaaataataataatttgtaactTTATCATTTTCCAATTTAATGTATAAAGTAATCCTATGtgcacaataatttcacaataaattttcgGTAGCAAGCTGTTATTCGCTATAATATGTGTTCACtactaacattatttttttttttacccaccaataacaacttaccacgtaagattttttttcctgggaTATGACTCTGGGTCTTATTATAAATTGACATGTAACTAATTATGGAAAGGGTCATGCTAACAAGTGTCCTTAGAACAatagttaacaatccattttaggaaagttttgacaccacttttatgagaaatgaaaaaagctgtcaaaatattaattgttttttttttccttttctcataaaatttttctttaaatgaattgttaaccaatacTCTAAGGGCATTCGTGAGTATTTTCATTGTAGAAATCATTCAAACCCtcgtaataaaatttgtaaaccATTTATTGAAGGgcattaattatattcaatactatatcagtttgtaagttttttttataataaaattcatagtactttggcattttctttttctttttctaaccAAGACTATTATGAATCAAATACCAACTTTTATGAAACCTTTTGAAGTAATTCATCCATAATTTCTAGTACAAGTTTCTTTTTGGTGTACGCCACATTTGAATCCACATCTATCATGATAACAatgaattttatcaattgaactAGTTGGAAGCGATAATTAGATTCTTTTGTaatcatatgaaaaatatatctaaaaaagagagaagaagagaagagattACCAATTGGTTTAG
This genomic stretch from Castanea sativa cultivar Marrone di Chiusa Pesio chromosome 1, ASM4071231v1 harbors:
- the LOC142607028 gene encoding uncharacterized protein LOC142607028 is translated as MAQMKNANHFVARFSLFFFYIITMNKTLLVTSLSPDGQALLSLLSSADPSAKESSSILSSWNPSSLTPCSWQGITCSPQTRVISLSIPNTFLNLSSLPPQLSSLSYLQLLNLSSTNVSGTIPSSFGKLTYLRLLDLSSNSLSGPIPPELGTLSSLQFLFLNSNRLSGRIPPQLAKLSSLQVLCLQDNLLNGSIPSQLGSLVSLQQFRVGGNPYLTGEIPAQLGLLTNLTTFGAAATGLSGVIPPTFGNLVNLQTLSLYETEVFGSIPPELGQCSELRNLYLYMNKLTGSISPQLGKLQKLTSLLVWANALSGPIPAELSNCSSLVVLDASANELAGEIPGDLGKLAVLEQLHLSDNALTGTIPWQLSNCTSLTALQLEKNQLSGTIPWQLGNLKLLQNFFLWGNLVSGTIPSSFGNCTELYVLDLSRNRLTGSIPEEIFGLKKLSKLLLLGNLLSGRLPPSVANCQSLVRLRLGENQLSGPIPKEIGQLQNLVFLDLYMNHFSGRLPFEIANITVLELLDVHNNYITGEIPSQLGELVNLEQLDLSRNSFTDEIPWSFGNMSYLNKLILNNNLLTGSIPKSVRNLRKLTLLDLSYNNLSGAIPPEIGYVTSLTISLDLSYNGFTGELPEKMASLTQLQSLDLSHNMLYGKIEVLGSLTSLASLDISYNNFSGPIPVTPFFKTLSSNSYFQNPNLCESLDGSTCSFGPIRSSGLKSAKIVGLVCVILASVTVAVLASWIILTRNHKYVVDKSSGTSPSSSGAEDFSYPWTFIPFQKLNFTIDNILDCLKDENVIGKGCSGVVYQAEMPNGDLIAVKKLWKTKRDEEPVDSFASEIQILGHIRHRNIVKLLGYCSNRSVKLLLYNYISNGNLQQLLQGNRNLDWETRYKIAVGSAQGLAYLHHDCVPAILHRDVKCNNILLDSKFEAYLADFGLAKLMNSPNYNHAMSRVAGSYGYIAPEYGYTMNITEKSDVYSYGVVLLEILCGRSAVQPQVGDGLHIVEWVKKKMGSFEPAVSILDTKLQGLPDQMVQEMLQTLGIAMFCVNSSPAERPTMKEVVALLMEVKSPPEEWGKTSQPLIKQSSNQS